Proteins encoded in a region of the Terriglobales bacterium genome:
- a CDS encoding helix-turn-helix domain-containing protein, producing the protein PPALHAGNGAANGTVPAESHSTDLEDLERATIQRVFEQVGGDKALAGKMLGISRATLYRKLKRYNIRMPEGAAGGS; encoded by the coding sequence CCGCCCGCGCTGCACGCCGGCAACGGCGCCGCCAACGGAACCGTTCCCGCTGAAAGCCACTCTACCGACCTGGAAGACCTGGAGCGCGCGACGATTCAACGCGTCTTCGAGCAGGTGGGCGGCGACAAGGCGCTGGCCGGGAAAATGCTCGGCATCAGCCGCGCTACCCTCTACCGCAAGCTCAAGCGCTACAACATCCGCATGCCGGAAGGGGCGGCGGGAGGATCCTAA